The proteins below are encoded in one region of Bifidobacterium dentium JCM 1195 = DSM 20436:
- a CDS encoding ECF transporter S component: MSVSSHSAQQSNNQSRPDNEHSTGVADSGRWSTKRIAMYALFVALAMAVSLIEFPIIPGVQWLKYDPSGIVCLVAGFAFGPSAAVIVSVLGFVPHLFTNPWGTLMAVLVALALSVPASLIYRRNKTRKGALLGIVVGAIIALAAAIVGNIIVTPFYAHMTTAQVVALIIPALLPFNALKFTIHGVVTFLVYKPISNLLNH, from the coding sequence ATGAGTGTATCTTCGCATAGCGCGCAGCAGTCCAACAACCAGTCCCGACCGGACAACGAGCATTCCACGGGAGTGGCCGATTCCGGTCGCTGGTCCACCAAACGCATCGCCATGTACGCGTTGTTCGTGGCATTGGCCATGGCCGTCAGTCTCATAGAATTCCCGATCATCCCGGGCGTGCAGTGGCTCAAGTACGATCCGTCGGGCATCGTCTGCCTCGTGGCGGGCTTCGCATTCGGCCCTTCGGCGGCCGTGATCGTGAGCGTACTCGGCTTCGTCCCTCATCTGTTTACCAATCCGTGGGGTACGCTGATGGCGGTGCTCGTGGCGTTGGCGCTATCGGTGCCGGCCTCGCTCATCTACCGCAGGAACAAGACCCGCAAAGGCGCGTTGCTCGGCATCGTCGTCGGCGCGATCATCGCGCTCGCGGCGGCGATCGTAGGTAACATCATCGTCACGCCGTTCTATGCGCACATGACCACCGCGCAGGTCGTGGCACTGATCATTCCGGCACTCCTGCCGTTCAACGCATTGAAGTTCACGATCCACGGCGTAGTCACTTTCCTGGTCTACAAGCCGATCTCCAACCTGCTGAACCATTGA
- a CDS encoding energy-coupling factor transporter ATPase translates to MSNTPVIELHDVRFSYDHGATWALDGIDLTILQGERICLTGANGSGKSTLSRVIAGLVAPDSGTVTLLGNVAFDDSGTHADAYRTARHGIGAVFQHPEDQIVTTITEDDVAFGPENLAIAHDDIGTRITASLKAVGMQNYRKADPTRLSGGQQQRVAIAGMLAMDSQVLVLDEPTAMLDPQARADIMRVLDDLQERGTTIILVTHHMDELVHADRVVRLERGRVTDTGSKGNRPTPPSHSTDTRRRIGNPAESASSQSAPIIKVRDLAYRYPNADSSVFEHLSLTINRGETIALMGRNGAGKTTLARMLCALETPQSGSIIIDGITVAQAVGSGASKPLNRKAREKLRATVGFVMQHPERQLFAETVADDIAYGPRNQHLTEAQVQERVEQSLRLLHIEHLKDRSPFDLSGGQQRLVAIAGVIARNPRILIMDEPTAGLDEQATVRVHELIRTLHDDGVTTLIISHSQAEVDAIADRTITLEPQASSTTRSDDGEQDPSAAAPMKSGRSDGRKPSFIDGLDPRVKMISALALMFSAFAINSGRQLLLSAIFTGMIIGAARLNPWRLLRSVHMFLMLFACCGLLNVFFVRSGTTVAQLGPIPITDDGITIALLYACRFAVVIVLGATFLNTTTPTAMTDAFESLLSPWKRFGMHTQETALVMSLALRFLPTLGTEAKSIVDAQAARGGVIETGSPAQRIKAMTAIIIPVFAGTIRHADNLSLALDARCYEEGVERTHWRVMRVTARDIAAAAAVIAYLAALIALPALC, encoded by the coding sequence ATGTCGAACACTCCCGTCATCGAGCTGCATGACGTTCGCTTCAGCTATGACCACGGCGCCACCTGGGCGTTGGATGGCATCGACCTGACCATCCTGCAAGGCGAACGCATCTGTCTGACCGGCGCGAACGGTTCCGGCAAATCCACGTTGTCCCGTGTGATCGCCGGGCTGGTCGCGCCCGATTCGGGAACCGTCACGCTGCTCGGCAATGTCGCCTTCGATGATTCCGGCACCCATGCCGACGCATACCGCACGGCCCGTCATGGCATCGGCGCCGTCTTCCAGCATCCGGAAGATCAGATCGTCACCACGATCACCGAGGATGATGTCGCCTTCGGTCCGGAGAATCTTGCAATCGCACATGATGATATCGGGACCAGGATCACCGCTTCTCTGAAAGCCGTCGGCATGCAGAACTACCGCAAGGCCGATCCGACCAGGCTGAGTGGCGGCCAACAACAACGCGTCGCGATTGCAGGCATGCTCGCCATGGATTCGCAAGTGCTGGTATTGGACGAGCCGACCGCCATGCTCGACCCGCAGGCACGCGCCGACATCATGCGGGTGCTCGACGATCTGCAGGAACGCGGCACCACCATCATCCTGGTCACGCATCACATGGACGAGCTCGTGCACGCCGATCGTGTGGTCCGGCTGGAGCGGGGACGCGTGACGGACACCGGTTCCAAGGGAAACCGTCCTACACCCCCGTCGCATTCGACCGACACTCGCCGACGGATTGGGAATCCGGCCGAAAGCGCTTCGTCGCAATCCGCTCCCATCATCAAGGTACGTGATCTCGCCTATCGTTATCCGAACGCCGACTCATCCGTCTTCGAGCATCTTTCGCTGACCATCAACCGGGGCGAGACGATAGCGCTTATGGGGCGCAACGGTGCAGGCAAAACCACCTTGGCCCGCATGCTTTGCGCATTGGAGACCCCACAATCTGGCTCCATCATCATCGACGGCATCACCGTTGCGCAAGCCGTCGGCTCCGGCGCATCGAAGCCGCTCAACCGCAAAGCCCGCGAAAAGCTCCGTGCCACCGTTGGCTTCGTCATGCAGCATCCGGAACGGCAGCTATTCGCCGAAACCGTCGCCGATGACATCGCCTACGGCCCACGCAATCAGCACCTGACCGAGGCACAGGTTCAGGAGCGGGTCGAGCAGTCCCTGCGGCTCTTGCATATCGAACATCTGAAGGATCGCTCCCCGTTCGATCTGTCCGGAGGCCAGCAGCGTCTCGTGGCCATCGCCGGTGTGATCGCCCGCAATCCACGCATACTCATCATGGACGAGCCAACCGCCGGACTCGACGAACAGGCGACCGTACGCGTGCACGAACTCATCCGCACGTTGCACGACGATGGCGTGACCACGCTCATCATCTCGCATTCGCAAGCGGAGGTCGACGCCATCGCCGATCGCACCATCACGCTTGAACCACAAGCGTCATCGACGACGCGGTCTGATGACGGCGAGCAGGATCCGTCCGCGGCCGCACCCATGAAATCGGGGCGGAGCGACGGCCGCAAGCCGTCCTTCATCGACGGTCTCGACCCACGTGTGAAGATGATATCCGCACTCGCACTGATGTTCTCCGCCTTCGCCATCAACTCCGGCCGGCAGTTGCTACTGTCCGCAATCTTCACCGGCATGATTATCGGCGCCGCCCGACTCAATCCATGGCGATTGCTCAGATCCGTGCACATGTTCCTGATGTTGTTTGCATGCTGTGGCCTGCTCAATGTCTTCTTCGTACGTTCCGGTACGACTGTGGCTCAGCTGGGACCGATCCCGATCACCGACGACGGCATCACCATCGCGCTGTTGTACGCCTGCCGGTTCGCCGTAGTCATCGTGCTGGGAGCGACATTCCTGAACACGACCACACCGACGGCAATGACCGACGCCTTCGAATCGTTACTGTCGCCTTGGAAGCGTTTCGGTATGCATACGCAGGAGACTGCGCTCGTCATGAGCCTGGCTCTACGCTTCCTGCCGACGCTCGGCACCGAGGCGAAATCCATTGTCGACGCTCAGGCGGCGCGTGGCGGCGTCATAGAGACCGGTTCGCCCGCACAACGCATCAAGGCGATGACGGCCATCATCATACCGGTGTTCGCGGGCACGATCCGGCACGCCGACAATCTGAGTCTCGCTCTTGATGCACGCTGCTATGAGGAAGGCGTGGAACGCACTCACTGGCGCGTCATGCGCGTCACCGCACGTGACATCGCTGCGGCCGCCGCAGTCATCGCCTATCTTGCGGCGTTGATCGCCTTGCCGGCGTTATGCTAG
- the tenA gene encoding thiaminase II, which translates to MMSAINKPYDPARGVRLDNLPPFAQRMREAADLVWEQGYRQPFLRELGEGTLQREKFAFYLLQDYRYLSDYAKVHALALTKTDDTEVMQFMVGVQSAIFNVETNVHRKYMAGYGVSEEEMAGVRQSAFARAYTSNILSIAYGKELVDILVAVLPCAWVYADYGQRLAREFADTLDANPYKSWVDMYKTEEFWEGSAWLIEHIERLAEGLSEKRKRELIDIFVTGVENEYMFWSSAYDMQYTWKPEWDRGR; encoded by the coding sequence ATGATGTCTGCAATCAACAAACCATATGATCCGGCACGCGGTGTTCGGCTCGACAATCTTCCCCCATTCGCGCAGCGCATGCGCGAGGCGGCCGATCTGGTATGGGAGCAAGGCTACCGTCAGCCATTCCTGCGTGAGCTTGGCGAGGGTACGCTGCAACGTGAGAAGTTCGCCTTCTATTTGCTGCAGGATTACCGCTATCTCTCCGATTACGCCAAGGTGCACGCGTTGGCCCTGACCAAGACCGACGATACCGAGGTCATGCAGTTCATGGTCGGCGTGCAAAGCGCGATCTTCAACGTGGAGACCAACGTGCATCGCAAGTATATGGCCGGCTACGGCGTGAGTGAGGAGGAGATGGCCGGCGTGCGGCAATCCGCATTCGCACGCGCATACACGTCGAACATTCTTTCCATCGCCTATGGCAAGGAATTGGTCGACATTCTTGTGGCCGTGCTGCCGTGTGCGTGGGTATATGCCGACTATGGCCAGCGTCTCGCCCGTGAATTCGCGGACACGCTAGACGCCAACCCTTACAAGAGCTGGGTCGACATGTATAAGACCGAGGAGTTCTGGGAAGGCTCCGCATGGTTGATCGAACATATCGAACGGTTGGCCGAAGGACTGTCCGAAAAACGCAAACGGGAACTAATCGACATTTTCGTAACCGGTGTCGAAAACGAGTACATGTTCTGGTCCAGCGCCTACGACATGCAGTACACGTGGAAGCCCGAATGGGATCGGGGGCGCTGA
- a CDS encoding metal-dependent hydrolase family protein, whose product MTMKSGISKIIEPFALAHVRLIVGDAKGTVLPDMTVLVGAHGRIERVSPSFDTPVPDEYHYLDGTGKYAMPGLINAHTHLFSQGRPLNPKMATPKGQRIIAAMVHSPFGRPYVNAMAKASIRTLLESGVTTIRTLGDIGYESVTLRDEIAANEMVGPRVLASGPLLAIPDGHGAPLIALESETPQEARLHTRMNIEHGVNAIKIAATGGVTDSQVLGEAGSPQMTIEQMRAICDEAHNAGIIVAAHAQGAEGVRRALQAGVDTIEHGSRLDDELIELFTHNPNALRGHSALVPTISAGFPLCAFGRDVTGITEIQAENSKLVVDGMIAGARAAHDAGIPVGVGTDTAMTFVTQYNTWRELALLVKFAGFTPAEAIHAATAVNARILNVCASTGSLEDGKVADMVVLDANPLESLAALARPALVIAAGHPVWHPHAKRFDDIDRLLDEAMERT is encoded by the coding sequence ATGACGATGAAGTCAGGAATATCGAAGATTATCGAGCCGTTCGCCCTGGCTCACGTACGTCTGATTGTTGGAGATGCCAAGGGAACCGTATTGCCCGATATGACGGTTCTGGTCGGTGCGCATGGCCGGATCGAACGGGTCTCGCCAAGCTTCGACACCCCCGTTCCGGACGAATACCATTATCTTGACGGTACCGGAAAATATGCGATGCCAGGCCTGATTAACGCGCATACGCACCTGTTCTCGCAAGGACGCCCGTTGAATCCGAAGATGGCCACGCCGAAAGGCCAGCGCATCATCGCGGCCATGGTGCATTCGCCGTTCGGCAGACCATATGTCAACGCCATGGCGAAGGCGAGCATACGTACGCTGCTGGAGTCGGGCGTCACTACGATCCGTACGCTGGGCGATATCGGTTATGAGTCCGTGACGTTGCGCGATGAGATCGCCGCAAACGAAATGGTAGGCCCTCGTGTTCTGGCATCGGGACCGTTGCTGGCGATTCCCGACGGCCATGGCGCTCCCCTGATCGCGTTGGAAAGCGAAACCCCGCAAGAGGCACGTCTGCATACGCGCATGAACATCGAACATGGCGTCAATGCCATCAAGATCGCCGCAACCGGTGGCGTCACCGACTCCCAGGTGCTCGGAGAGGCCGGTTCCCCTCAGATGACCATCGAACAGATGCGCGCCATCTGCGACGAGGCCCACAACGCAGGCATCATCGTCGCCGCGCATGCGCAAGGCGCGGAGGGGGTTCGCAGAGCGTTGCAGGCTGGCGTGGATACCATCGAACATGGCAGCCGCCTTGATGATGAGCTGATCGAACTGTTCACGCACAATCCGAATGCGTTGCGCGGCCATTCCGCACTGGTGCCGACGATTTCCGCAGGATTCCCGCTGTGCGCATTCGGCCGCGACGTAACCGGCATCACCGAGATTCAGGCCGAGAATTCGAAACTCGTGGTCGACGGCATGATCGCCGGCGCCCGGGCCGCACATGACGCGGGCATTCCGGTCGGCGTCGGCACCGACACCGCCATGACTTTCGTAACGCAATACAATACGTGGCGCGAACTGGCGCTACTGGTGAAATTCGCCGGATTCACACCGGCCGAGGCCATCCATGCGGCCACCGCCGTGAATGCACGGATTCTCAACGTGTGCGCATCAACCGGTTCATTGGAGGATGGCAAGGTCGCCGACATGGTGGTGCTGGATGCCAATCCGCTGGAGTCTCTCGCCGCACTTGCCCGTCCGGCGCTGGTGATCGCCGCCGGTCATCCCGTATGGCATCCGCATGCCAAGCGGTTCGATGACATCGACCGCCTGCTTGATGAGGCGATGGAACGTACATGA
- a CDS encoding YhbY family RNA-binding protein: protein MALTKKQIKQLRGMANKLNPIVQVGKNDLSENAIKQADDIIERRELIKGSVLDGSGLTAKEAGEGLAEQLDAELVQVIGNRFVIYRRSQRDDVEHIRLVRE, encoded by the coding sequence ATGGCACTTACCAAAAAGCAGATCAAGCAGTTGCGAGGCATGGCCAACAAGCTCAACCCGATCGTTCAGGTCGGCAAGAATGATTTGAGCGAGAACGCCATCAAGCAGGCGGATGACATCATCGAACGACGCGAGCTCATCAAGGGCTCCGTGCTCGACGGTTCCGGTCTGACCGCAAAGGAGGCCGGCGAAGGCTTGGCCGAGCAGCTCGATGCGGAGCTTGTGCAGGTGATCGGCAACCGGTTCGTGATCTACCGCCGTTCCCAACGCGATGACGTGGAGCATATCCGGCTCGTTCGCGAGTAA
- the ppgK gene encoding polyphosphate--glucose phosphotransferase: MIETAQAFGVDIGGSGIKAAPVNLEKGEFAEPRLKILTPEVSTPKAVGEIVRQQLEHFEVPETAPVGIAFPAPIHVGEKLGYMANLDQSWVGVDVTEVFSEACGRPVTVVNDADAAGLAEQQFGAAKGQNGLVVATTLGTGIGTALIFNGELIPNTELGHLELLKGKGDAEKYAASSVREKLDMGYKKWAKRLTKYYSLMEFYLDPQLFVVGGGVSRVSEKFLPYIDIKTPIVAAKLHNEAGIIGAAYYASTKMK; this comes from the coding sequence ATGATTGAGACTGCACAAGCCTTCGGCGTTGACATCGGCGGCTCCGGCATTAAGGCCGCCCCGGTTAACCTGGAGAAGGGCGAATTTGCTGAGCCTCGTCTGAAGATTCTTACTCCGGAGGTGTCCACTCCGAAGGCCGTCGGTGAAATCGTTCGCCAGCAGCTCGAGCATTTTGAGGTTCCGGAGACCGCTCCGGTCGGCATCGCTTTCCCGGCTCCGATTCATGTGGGAGAGAAGCTCGGCTACATGGCCAATCTGGATCAGTCTTGGGTTGGCGTGGACGTCACCGAGGTATTCTCCGAGGCATGCGGTCGTCCGGTCACCGTGGTGAACGACGCCGACGCCGCGGGCCTTGCCGAACAGCAGTTCGGCGCCGCCAAGGGGCAGAACGGCCTGGTCGTGGCCACCACTTTGGGTACCGGCATCGGCACCGCCCTGATTTTCAACGGTGAACTCATCCCGAACACGGAGCTCGGCCATCTGGAACTGCTCAAGGGCAAGGGCGATGCCGAGAAGTACGCCGCCTCATCCGTCCGTGAGAAGCTCGACATGGGCTACAAGAAGTGGGCCAAGCGTCTGACCAAGTACTACTCCCTCATGGAGTTCTATCTGGATCCGCAGCTGTTCGTCGTCGGCGGCGGTGTGTCCCGCGTGTCCGAGAAGTTCCTGCCGTACATCGACATCAAGACCCCGATCGTCGCGGCCAAGCTGCACAACGAGGCCGGCATCATCGGCGCTGCGTACTATGCAAGCACCAAGATGAAGTGA